The DNA segment TGGGCCTGCAGGCTCTCGGGGTAGGGGCCCAGGGGCTGCCAGAAGGTGGGGGGCAGGGGGCGGCAGGTGCAGTACCACAGGAAGAGCAGCCCCGAGGCCAGGAAGAAGCCGGCGCCGCTGCCCagcgccaggaaggcggcgggGCCTGGGCTCCAGGCGGACGGTGGGTGACGGCGGCTCAGCTCGGCCGTGTGGAAGAGCAGCCAAAGGGACGGCGCGCACACCAGGGCTGCCGACAGCAGGTAGAGCGCCCCGGCCACCAGCTGGCATCCCGCCGCGTTCACCAGGCACTTGACCAGGTCCACGCTGCGGATCTTGGAGCTGCACGCCCCGTGGCACATTCCCAGAACGCACAGCAGGCTGGCGGAGCAGGCGGCCAGCAGAGCAAAGGGCAGCGCGAACTGCAGCA comes from the Hemiscyllium ocellatum isolate sHemOce1 chromosome X unlocalized genomic scaffold, sHemOce1.pat.X.cur. SUPER_X_unloc_5, whole genome shotgun sequence genome and includes:
- the cldn12 gene encoding claudin-12, with translation MSMACHGPHVAPALALLCGLASASVLLGATLLPQWRLQQLQSPNRNDRNVTVSDGLWSRCVRFEGPSSSSSSSSAATGAGGGGSCALDDPTWYRTLDQLDLRLLQFALPFALLAACSASLLCVLGMCHGACSSKIRSVDLVKCLVNAAGCQLVAGALYLLSAALVCAPSLWLLFHTAELSRRHPPSAWSPGPAAFLALGSGAGFFLASGLLFLWYCTCRPLPPTFWQPLGPYPESLQAHSVGRYSRRSRLSTLEIDIPVVPQQIR